A single genomic interval of Trichosurus vulpecula isolate mTriVul1 chromosome 6, mTriVul1.pri, whole genome shotgun sequence harbors:
- the LOC118852613 gene encoding mitochondrial uncoupling protein 4-like: MSRQVEEERSLALAQRWPKTSTFILSSFASIVAEVATFPLELTKTRLQIQGEAALNCNRFFKDRTPYRGMIKTTIGIIQEEGFLKLWQGGIPAVYRQIVYSGFRMVIYEYLRDSVFGKSEDNKYPLWQSVIGGTLSGALAQFFSTPADLVKIQMQMEGVRKLQGKPLRYRGVHHAFLKILKEGGVRGLWIGGVPNVQRAALVNMGDLVTYDSVKRLLLLNTSLEDNIMTHSLASICSGFVACLLGTPADVIKSRVMNQPIDEKGKGLVYKSSTDCLIQSVKGEGFLSLYKGFLPGWLRMMPWSMVFWLTYEKIRQMSGVDPF, encoded by the coding sequence ATGTCCCGCCaggtggaggaagagagaagtttGGCACTCGCTCAGAGATGGCCCAAAACAAGCACATTCATACTGTCCTCCTTCGCGTCTATCGTGGCCGAGGTAGCAACCTTTCCCCTTGAACTCACAAAAACTCGACTCCAAATCCAAGGAGAAGCTGCACTTAACTGTAACCGTTTTTTCAAAGACAGAACCCCCTACCGGGGCATGATAAAAACAACCATTGGCATCATACAGGAAGAAGGCTTTCTAAAACTTTGGCAAGGAGGAATACCTGCCGTTTATAGACAAATAGTGTATTCTGGGTTCCGAATGGTCATCTATGAATATCTTCGTGACTCTGTTTTTGGGAAATCCGAAGATAACAAATATCCTCTTTGGCAGTCAGTCATAGGAGGAACACTGTCTGGTGCATTAGCTCAGTTTTTTTCTACCCCTGCTGATCTAGTGAAGATTCAAATGCAGATGGAAGGAGTAAGGAAACTTCAAGGAAAGCCTTTACGATATCGTGGTGTGCATCATGCCTTTCTCAAAATCTTGAAAGAGGGAGGAGTGCGTGGCCTTTGGATAGGAGGGGTGCCAAACGTCCAGAGAGCTGCCTTGGTGAACATGGGAGATTTAGTCACTTATGATTCAGTGAAGCGCTTGTTATTACTGAACACATCACTTGAAGACAATATAATGACTCATAGTTTGGCAAGTATATGTTCTGGATTTGTAGCTTGTCTTCTGGGAACACCAGCTGATGTCATCAAAAGCCGAGTGATGAATCAACCAATagatgaaaaaggaaagggactggTGTATAAATCCTCAACTGACTGCTTGATTCAGAGTGTAAAAGGTGAAGGATTTCTGAGTCTATATAAAGGCTTTTTACCAGGTTGGCTGCGAATGATGCCTTGGTCAATGGTATTCTGGCTTACTTATGAAAAAATCAGACAGATGAGTGGAGTAGATCCAttttaa